GAGACGGTCAGATCGTTTCCGAGTTTCCGGGTTTTCATGATGCGCTCCTTGAGCTGATTTTGAACCGCTAACGGATCGTTGCGGTACCGGCAGACCATATCGCTGCCACATCAATCAGAAAATACATGCAGTTTCTAACGGGTTGTTCTATTATTTCGATCAATGAACAGAACCCAGCTTTCGCAACTCGCCGTTCTCGCCGCCGTCTCGGAGCATCGCAGCTTCCGGTCGGCGGCGAAGGAACTCCTCGTCGCGCCTTCGGCCATCAGCCATGCGATATCGAGCCTCGAAGACAGTCTGGGGGTGCGGCTTCTGGCGCGGACCACCCGCAGCGTTGCGCCGACGGAAGAGGGCCGCCTGCTGCTTGAAAGACTTCGTCCAGCACTCGAGGAGATCGATATTGCCTTGGAGGCCGTCCGCGATACGCGCGCCAAGCCGGCCGGAAACCTGCGCATCACCGCGCCGCGCTTCGCCTCCGATCTGCTGCTCGCTCCGCGGCTCGGCGACTTTCTCAACCTCTATCCGGATATCGCCCTGGAGATCGCCAATGAGGATGGCTTCACCGATATCGTCAAGGAGGGCTTCGACGCCGGTATTCGGCTGGAGGAGAGCCTGGAGGCCGACATGATCGCGGTCAGGATCTCGCCTAATCTGACGACGGTGATCGCCGCTTCGTCCGAATATTTCGAGCATCATCCAAAGCCCGAGCATCCGCGTGATCTCGTCCATCACCGCTGCATTAAGCGGCGCTTTACCAACGGCTCGATCTATCGCTGGGAATTCGAAAAGGACGGGCAGGAACTTGTCGTTTCGGTCGACGGGCCGCTGATCGTCAGTGATGACCGGCTGGCCCTGCTTGCGGCGCTGAACGGCGCCGGCCTTGCCTATCTCTTCGACATGCGGGTCTATGACGAACTGGCGAGCGGCAAACTTGTGCGGGTGCTGGAAGATTGGTGCGCGCCCTATGCCGGGCCGTTTCTCTATTACCCCTCCCGGCGGCAGATGCGGCCGGCGCTGCGCGCCTTCATCGATTTCTTCAGATACAGTGAACAGGATACGGGCGGCCGGTAAGGAATGGAAACCGGGCCGCCCGTTCTCATTAGGACGCCGTTTGCATCAGGCAGCCTTTGCCTTCTGGTTTGCGGCCGTGGTGGCAAGCTGGGAGAGGGTTTTGTCGGTGGCCGTTTCCTGCTGCAGCGTCTGGTCGAGCAGGCCGACGACCTCCTTCAGACCGAGGGTCGCGGCCCAGGTCTTCAGCGTGCCGTAACGGGCGATTTCATAATGCTCGACGGCTTGAGCCGCAGAGATCAGGCCGGCATCGAGAGCTGATGTGCCCTTGAATTCCTCCATGATTTCCTCGCCCTCGGCGATGATGCCCTGGATCGCCTCGCAGGTCTTGCCCTGGGCGCGTTTGCCGATCAGCTCGAAAACCTGCTGCAGGCGTTCGACCTGGCCTTCGGTTTCTTCGCGATGTTTTTCAAAGCCCTTCTTCAGTTCGGCGGACTGGGCGGCACGTGCCATCTTCGGCAGGGCGCGCAATATCTGCCGTTCGGCGAAGTAGATGTCCTTCAGCGTGTCGTAGAAGAGATCTTCCAACGTCTTTTCCTTGGCCATTTTCTCGATCCTTGTTCTGGGGAAAACCGCGAATGCGGCGACACATTAAGAAGAGAAGATCGCGCTAATTGTTCCCAATCGATTTCGGGTGGACTGGAAATCGGTGCCGGGCGATGATTCCTCCCGTCGATGCGCAGGAGAATGACGTCATGCGAAAGCCGAATTCGATGAAGGGTCTGGAGGATCTCGGCCGTGTGCGGCTGTCGCAAAACTTCTTTCTCCGCGATTTCCTGCACTCCGAAATCGCCGATTTCTACCGCATCCCTAATATCCCCGAGGATCCCGATCTGGCGATCGAGACAGGCAAGAGGCTCTGCGAGGAATTGCTGGAGCCGCTAGAGGCGACGTTCGGGCGCCTGCACATCCGTTCCGGCTATCGTTCGCCTGCGGTCAACAGGTTCGGCAATGAGAACAAGCTGAACTGCTCGACCAATGCCGCCACATCAGCGCATCACATCTGGGATATGAGAGATTTTGACGGCTGCATGGGTGCAGCCGTCTGCATTGCCGTGCCGTGGATGATCGACCATTACCACGATGAAAGCGACTGGCAGCGGCTCGCCTGGTGGATTCACGACCACCTGCCTTATGCCTCGCTCTGCTTCTTCCCGAAGCTCTGGGCCTTCAATATCCAGTGGCACGAACGGCCGAAGCGGGTGATCCAGAGTTATGTCAGCCCGCGCGGCATCCTGACCAAACCCGGCATGGCCAATTGGGAAGGCGATCATGCCGCCTTTTACGAAGGCTTTCCCCCGCTCAGAAACTGATGCGGTGCTCAGAAGGTGATGCGATAGCGGATATGGCCGTCGCTCTCGACATAGCTGTCGTAGAGTGCCCGCGCCGTTCTGTTCTGCTCGCTCGTATGCCAATAGAGCCGCGACCAGCCCTTGGCTTTGCAGGTTGAAACGAGATCGTCCATCAGTGCCCGCCCGACCCCTTTGCCGCGCGCTTCGGCATCGACGAACAGGTCTTCGAGATAGCAGTCCCTGCCGCGGATCCACGTGCCCTCATGGGTGAGATAAAGCGCAAATCCCATGATCCGGCCGTCGATTTCGGCGACGCGCATTGCGATCGCCGACGCCGGATCGAAGACCCGGCGCCATGTGGAATCGGTGATATCGGCATCGACCGTGACGTCGTAAAAGA
This Rhizobium brockwellii DNA region includes the following protein-coding sequences:
- a CDS encoding LysR family transcriptional regulator — translated: MNRTQLSQLAVLAAVSEHRSFRSAAKELLVAPSAISHAISSLEDSLGVRLLARTTRSVAPTEEGRLLLERLRPALEEIDIALEAVRDTRAKPAGNLRITAPRFASDLLLAPRLGDFLNLYPDIALEIANEDGFTDIVKEGFDAGIRLEESLEADMIAVRISPNLTTVIAASSEYFEHHPKPEHPRDLVHHRCIKRRFTNGSIYRWEFEKDGQELVVSVDGPLIVSDDRLALLAALNGAGLAYLFDMRVYDELASGKLVRVLEDWCAPYAGPFLYYPSRRQMRPALRAFIDFFRYSEQDTGGR
- a CDS encoding YciE/YciF ferroxidase family protein, giving the protein MAKEKTLEDLFYDTLKDIYFAERQILRALPKMARAAQSAELKKGFEKHREETEGQVERLQQVFELIGKRAQGKTCEAIQGIIAEGEEIMEEFKGTSALDAGLISAAQAVEHYEIARYGTLKTWAATLGLKEVVGLLDQTLQQETATDKTLSQLATTAANQKAKAA
- a CDS encoding GNAT family N-acetyltransferase; translated protein: MTVTIREARPEDEARWRELWAAYLVFYDVTVDADITDSTWRRVFDPASAIAMRVAEIDGRIMGFALYLTHEGTWIRGRDCYLEDLFVDAEARGKGVGRALMDDLVSTCKAKGWSRLYWHTSEQNRTARALYDSYVESDGHIRYRITF